Proteins encoded by one window of Chondromyces crocatus:
- a CDS encoding TetR/AcrR family transcriptional regulator has product MSDRTTDVRRKIVRAAAELLREGGREAVSTRAVSAAANVQAPTIYRHFGDMHALRLAAAREVLARYVAQKAARAPGADAVEDLRRGWDMHVAFGLANPAAYTLLYGLDAGEERGEGEGEEDREGEGAASAMRDGLAVLRALVERVAKAGRLRVSVPFAVQLIHAGGSGVTLALIETPAKERDLRLSEVMRESVLGAILVEGEASPSPRGEGIAARAIALQAALADGEEVLSKGERVLLEEWLVRLAGAGAGGGR; this is encoded by the coding sequence ATGAGCGATCGAACGACGGATGTGCGGCGGAAGATCGTGCGCGCGGCAGCCGAACTCCTGCGTGAGGGCGGGCGTGAGGCGGTGTCGACGCGCGCGGTGAGCGCGGCCGCGAACGTCCAGGCCCCGACGATCTACCGGCACTTCGGCGACATGCACGCGCTCCGCCTGGCGGCAGCGCGCGAGGTGCTGGCGCGGTACGTGGCCCAGAAGGCGGCGCGGGCGCCCGGGGCCGATGCGGTCGAGGATCTCCGCCGTGGCTGGGATATGCACGTGGCGTTCGGTCTGGCGAACCCAGCGGCCTACACGCTGCTCTACGGTCTCGACGCGGGGGAGGAGAGGGGAGAGGGCGAAGGGGAGGAGGACAGGGAAGGGGAAGGCGCGGCGTCGGCCATGCGGGATGGGCTCGCTGTGCTGCGTGCGCTCGTCGAGCGGGTGGCGAAGGCGGGGCGTCTCCGGGTGAGCGTGCCGTTCGCGGTCCAGTTGATCCACGCGGGCGGGAGCGGGGTGACGCTGGCGCTCATCGAGACGCCAGCGAAGGAGCGGGATCTGCGCCTGTCCGAGGTGATGCGGGAGTCGGTGCTCGGCGCGATCCTCGTGGAGGGGGAGGCGTCACCGTCGCCTCGGGGCGAGGGGATCGCGGCGAGGGCGATCGCGTTGCAAGCGGCACTGGCGGATGGCGAAGAGGTGCTCTCGAAGGGGGAGCGGGTGCTCCTGGAGGAGTGGCTGGTGAGGTTGGCGGGCGCCGGCGCCGGCGGGGGTCGATGA
- a CDS encoding proline--tRNA ligase produces MRRSKAFIPTLKEVPADAQVASHQLLLRAGFVRQLGAGIYSYLPLTLRALRKVEQVIREEMAAIGAQEFYFPALHPAEPWQESGRWEVMGPNMFRLKDRKGGDYCLGMTHEEIFTTIARAELRSYRNLPQVWYQIQTKFRDEARPKSGLLRVRQFTMKDAYSFDIDAAGLDRSFDDQRRAYHRIFSRCGLSFVAVEAHSGSMGGSASTEFMVRTNAGEDNIASCAACGYAANTEKATSRIASADDGPGLAAPEKFPTPGVRTIEDLGKPPYGVTADRQLKTLVYIADGKPVIAVVRGDQQLNEAKLQSATAADDLRPAHPEEIRTLLGALPGSLGGVGTAGRAPLFLDPSLVGRRDMVTGANQDDHHLRGVDVARDLAHAQPIDLRTVNDGEGCPRCDGVLSVYKGLEVGHIFKLGTRYAVAMKATVLNAAGEVVPVVMGSYGIGVERVMAAAIELHHDADGICWPMSIAPFHVALLSLQTTDAAVVKAADDLYAALESAGIEVLYDDREERPGVKFKDADLIGLPIRLAIGTKGLANQQVEVKLRTSKEVQLVPLAEAVQYVKDLIRDLTPKAIEPAS; encoded by the coding sequence ATGCGCCGCAGCAAAGCGTTCATCCCCACCCTCAAAGAGGTCCCCGCCGACGCGCAGGTCGCGTCGCACCAGCTCCTTCTCCGCGCCGGCTTCGTGCGTCAGCTCGGCGCCGGCATCTACTCGTACCTCCCGCTCACGCTCCGTGCGCTCCGCAAGGTCGAGCAGGTGATCCGCGAGGAGATGGCCGCGATCGGCGCCCAGGAGTTCTACTTCCCGGCGTTGCACCCCGCCGAGCCGTGGCAGGAGTCAGGCCGCTGGGAGGTCATGGGACCGAACATGTTCCGGCTCAAGGACCGGAAGGGCGGCGACTACTGCCTCGGCATGACCCACGAGGAGATCTTCACCACGATCGCCCGCGCCGAGCTGCGCTCGTACAGGAACCTCCCCCAGGTCTGGTACCAGATCCAGACCAAGTTCCGCGACGAAGCCCGTCCCAAGTCCGGCCTCCTCCGCGTCCGTCAGTTCACCATGAAGGACGCCTACTCCTTCGACATCGACGCCGCGGGCCTCGACCGCTCCTTCGACGACCAGCGGCGCGCTTACCACCGCATCTTCTCCCGGTGCGGCCTCTCGTTCGTCGCCGTCGAAGCGCACTCGGGATCCATGGGCGGCTCTGCCTCCACCGAGTTCATGGTCCGCACCAACGCCGGCGAAGACAACATCGCCTCCTGCGCTGCATGTGGCTACGCCGCCAACACCGAGAAGGCCACGAGCCGCATCGCCTCTGCCGACGACGGCCCTGGCCTCGCCGCCCCCGAGAAGTTCCCGACCCCTGGCGTGCGCACCATCGAGGATCTCGGCAAACCTCCCTACGGCGTGACCGCCGACCGGCAGCTCAAGACCCTCGTCTACATCGCCGATGGCAAGCCCGTCATCGCCGTGGTCCGTGGCGACCAGCAGCTCAACGAAGCCAAGCTCCAGAGCGCCACCGCGGCCGATGATCTTCGCCCCGCGCACCCGGAAGAGATCCGCACCTTGCTCGGCGCGCTGCCTGGCTCCCTCGGTGGCGTCGGCACCGCTGGCCGCGCCCCTCTCTTCCTCGATCCCTCCCTCGTCGGCCGTCGTGACATGGTCACCGGCGCCAACCAGGACGACCATCACCTCCGCGGCGTCGACGTCGCGCGCGACCTCGCCCACGCCCAGCCCATCGATCTCCGCACCGTGAACGACGGCGAAGGCTGCCCCCGCTGTGACGGCGTCCTCTCCGTCTACAAGGGCCTCGAGGTCGGCCACATCTTCAAGCTCGGCACCAGATACGCCGTCGCCATGAAGGCCACCGTGCTCAACGCTGCCGGTGAGGTCGTCCCTGTCGTCATGGGCTCCTATGGCATCGGCGTCGAGCGCGTCATGGCCGCCGCGATCGAGCTGCACCACGACGCCGACGGCATCTGCTGGCCGATGTCCATCGCCCCCTTCCACGTCGCCCTGCTCTCCTTGCAGACCACCGACGCGGCCGTCGTGAAGGCCGCCGACGACCTCTACGCCGCCCTGGAGAGCGCGGGCATCGAGGTCCTCTACGACGATCGCGAAGAGCGCCCTGGCGTGAAGTTCAAGGACGCCGACCTCATCGGCCTCCCGATCCGCCTCGCCATCGGCACCAAGGGCCTCGCCAACCAGCAGGTCGAGGTCAAGCTCCGCACCTCGAAGGAGGTCCAGCTCGTCCCTCTCGCCGAGGCCGTGCAGTACGTGAAGGACCTCATCCGCGATCTCACCCCGAAGGCCATCGAGCCCGCGAGCTGA
- a CDS encoding TIM-barrel domain-containing protein has translation MRRCSLLRTGSGLSVAAWAALGVLTGCGGDETTDPVGQVAELSAGEVTVRVETGTRTITLSRGDVTLMQFPADGLELGTVATVDDATNYDPYRMYVPSGLYMPLDVAWHAVHAVSVEGEEAGALRLGLDYGAGLRAGLSVEAADAGRFQVRWTPVEGSQVAYFRLRPRVDAEEGFYGLGETFDEVNHRGKVRAMQLELQAELESGYNEAHVPVPLLIGTRGWGLFVESPLPGVFAVATEAADRVDAAFGTGVFSGEGLAFHLFGEAHPLDVTRHYYEVTGYPRLPARWALGPWIWRNENDDQAQVMDDLETIRDLDLATTGYWIDRPYATAVNTFDFEAAQFPDPETMIARAHALGMRMALWHTPYLDEKSDATRLLREEASAGGFWPEVSGLVLNDWGTVVDLTNPEAMAWWQSLIRRYTDLGIEGFKLDYGEDIVPGLNTARNEWRFADGSDERSMKNLYQRFYHQAYAEMLPSDGGFLLCRAGMYGDQVNGPIIWPGDLDADFSQHEDPIGDKGRLAVGGLPASVVAGLSLGPSGFPFYGADTGGYRHGPPDKETFTRWFEQTALSTVMQIGTATSNVAWEFSAATGFDEEMLGWYRTYTRLHLRLFPYLWSYATRLLEDGRPIQRALGLAHPELGVHPRDTYLLGDELLVAPVVTRGARSREVTLPAGRWFGWWDGAVHEGGKTITVEAPLGTLPLFLREGGIVPLLRPTIDTLAPTSEPGRVDSYATSAGLLYARMAVVRGSGRGTEGTSDEAGGADGSSATRSFRVFDGAELGQARDEEGLKLRWSPGAELKEGAVLEVMGVGAKPEGVTRGGVAVGEVADEAALEGVSEGWTFVGRAGGTLVVKMGPQATEMRVTGR, from the coding sequence ATGCGCCGTTGCTCTCTGTTGCGTACAGGTTCCGGGCTCTCCGTCGCTGCATGGGCCGCGCTCGGGGTCCTCACGGGCTGCGGCGGGGACGAGACGACGGATCCCGTCGGGCAGGTGGCCGAGCTGTCGGCGGGCGAGGTCACGGTGCGGGTGGAGACGGGGACGCGCACGATCACGCTGTCACGCGGCGACGTGACGTTGATGCAATTTCCCGCCGATGGGCTGGAGCTGGGGACGGTGGCCACCGTCGACGACGCGACGAACTACGACCCGTACCGGATGTACGTGCCCAGCGGGCTGTACATGCCGCTCGACGTGGCGTGGCACGCAGTGCACGCGGTCTCGGTGGAGGGCGAGGAGGCCGGCGCGCTGCGGCTGGGGCTGGACTACGGCGCGGGGCTGCGCGCCGGGCTCTCGGTGGAGGCGGCGGATGCCGGTCGGTTCCAGGTGCGGTGGACGCCCGTGGAAGGGTCGCAGGTGGCGTACTTCCGGCTGCGGCCTCGGGTGGATGCAGAGGAAGGGTTCTACGGGCTGGGAGAGACCTTCGACGAGGTGAACCACCGGGGCAAGGTGCGCGCGATGCAGCTCGAACTGCAGGCAGAGCTGGAGAGCGGCTACAACGAGGCGCACGTGCCGGTGCCGCTCTTGATCGGGACGCGGGGGTGGGGGCTGTTCGTGGAATCGCCATTGCCCGGGGTGTTCGCGGTGGCGACGGAGGCGGCGGACCGGGTGGATGCCGCGTTCGGGACCGGGGTGTTTTCAGGGGAAGGGCTCGCATTCCACCTGTTCGGAGAGGCGCATCCGCTGGACGTGACACGCCATTACTACGAGGTGACGGGCTATCCGCGGCTGCCGGCGCGCTGGGCGCTGGGGCCCTGGATCTGGCGGAACGAGAACGACGACCAGGCCCAGGTGATGGACGATCTGGAGACGATCCGGGACCTGGATCTGGCCACGACCGGATACTGGATCGACCGGCCCTATGCGACGGCGGTGAACACGTTCGATTTCGAGGCGGCGCAGTTTCCGGATCCGGAGACGATGATCGCGCGGGCGCACGCGCTGGGAATGCGGATGGCGCTCTGGCACACGCCGTACCTCGACGAGAAGAGCGATGCGACGCGGCTGCTGCGCGAGGAGGCCAGTGCGGGCGGCTTCTGGCCCGAGGTGTCAGGGCTGGTACTGAATGACTGGGGGACGGTCGTGGATCTGACGAATCCCGAGGCGATGGCGTGGTGGCAATCGCTGATCCGTCGGTACACGGACCTGGGCATCGAGGGGTTCAAGCTCGATTACGGGGAAGACATCGTGCCAGGGCTGAATACGGCACGGAATGAGTGGCGCTTCGCCGATGGGAGCGACGAGCGCTCGATGAAGAACCTGTACCAGCGGTTCTATCACCAGGCCTACGCAGAGATGCTGCCGAGCGACGGGGGGTTCTTGCTGTGCCGCGCGGGGATGTACGGCGATCAGGTGAATGGCCCGATCATCTGGCCGGGGGATCTCGATGCCGACTTCAGTCAGCACGAGGATCCGATCGGAGACAAGGGGCGGCTGGCGGTGGGCGGGCTGCCCGCGTCGGTGGTGGCCGGGCTGTCGCTGGGGCCGTCGGGATTCCCGTTCTACGGGGCGGACACGGGGGGTTACCGGCACGGCCCGCCCGACAAGGAGACGTTCACGCGGTGGTTCGAGCAGACGGCCCTGTCGACGGTGATGCAGATCGGGACGGCCACGAGCAATGTGGCCTGGGAGTTCAGCGCGGCGACGGGGTTCGACGAGGAGATGCTGGGCTGGTACCGGACGTACACGCGGCTGCACCTGCGGCTGTTCCCGTACCTGTGGTCGTATGCGACGCGCCTCCTGGAAGACGGGCGGCCGATCCAGCGGGCGCTGGGGCTGGCGCATCCAGAGCTGGGGGTGCATCCGCGCGATACGTACCTGCTGGGGGACGAGCTGCTGGTGGCGCCGGTGGTGACGCGTGGGGCGCGGTCCCGGGAGGTGACGCTGCCCGCAGGGCGGTGGTTCGGCTGGTGGGACGGGGCAGTCCACGAGGGGGGGAAGACGATCACGGTGGAGGCGCCGCTGGGGACGCTGCCGCTGTTCCTGCGCGAGGGGGGGATCGTGCCGCTCTTGCGGCCGACGATCGACACGCTGGCACCGACGAGCGAGCCAGGGCGGGTCGACAGCTACGCGACGTCGGCAGGGCTGCTGTACGCGCGGATGGCGGTCGTACGTGGAAGCGGGCGGGGAACCGAAGGCACGAGCGATGAGGCGGGAGGAGCGGACGGGAGCAGCGCGACGCGGAGCTTCCGGGTGTTCGACGGGGCGGAGCTGGGGCAGGCGCGCGACGAGGAGGGGCTGAAGCTGCGGTGGTCCCCTGGGGCGGAGCTGAAGGAGGGGGCGGTGCTGGAGGTGATGGGGGTCGGCGCGAAGCCGGAGGGGGTGACGCGCGGAGGGGTCGCGGTGGGCGAGGTGGCCGACGAGGCAGCGCTGGAGGGGGTGAGCGAGGGATGGACGTTCGTGGGCCGGGCAGGAGGGACGCTGGTGGTGAAGATGGGCCCGCAGGCGACGGAGATGCGGGTCACGGGGCGGTGA
- a CDS encoding alkyl/aryl-sulfatase, translated as MGTERKDASSFTIDANLQMAAGLNFEDTQSFDDAQKGFVATWQDLTIKNEQGRTVWSLVPYSGQENANAAAPPTVNPSLWRQAKLNTINGLFKVCDGIYQARAFDMSNMTIVEGTTGLIIIDPLISVECARSALQLYRDNRPETAKLDVTAVIYTHSHVDHFGGVDGIMPEDEAKKKAVTIYAPEGFLEHAVSENVYAGCAMGRRAQYMYGPFLQQDDQGQVDTGLGKGQSTGQVSLRAPDVLITSTGQQETIAGLIVTFHMTPGSEAPAEMDFFFEKYKAFCAAENATHNMHNIQTLRGANVRDALAWSKYLGEALELFGKRAQVMFASHHWPIWGQENIASFLGRQRDMYRYLNDQTLRMLNKGYTGIEIAEVFEMPTDLATDWSCRGYYGSTSHNTKAVYDKYLGWFDGDPSNLHRLTPESAAPRYVELMGGADAVIRAAEKAGKEGDYRWGAELLRHVVYADPSNTAAKNLQADMLEQMGYQAENATWRNFFLMGAQELRNGILDVGAAQTSASLVEAMTVDMIFDAIGTLVIGPAAGKTSIVMNWIISDTGETYVVRLSNGALSYVSGKQDASRDVTISLPRDTLDQLMIGQLSPRDLVDLKGVTVTGNLHKLLLFFCLLDGSDPAFPIVTPRSDARAAWSGKDHAEVLLAAVEQLLQHDKIARPRRHFGPLPRGC; from the coding sequence ATGGGGACTGAACGCAAAGACGCCTCCAGCTTCACGATCGACGCCAACCTGCAAATGGCGGCGGGCCTGAATTTCGAAGACACGCAGTCGTTCGACGACGCTCAGAAGGGATTCGTGGCCACCTGGCAGGATCTCACCATCAAGAACGAGCAGGGCCGCACCGTGTGGTCCCTGGTGCCCTATTCAGGGCAGGAAAACGCGAATGCGGCGGCGCCGCCCACCGTCAATCCGAGCCTGTGGCGCCAGGCCAAGCTCAATACCATCAACGGCCTCTTCAAGGTCTGTGATGGCATCTATCAGGCGCGCGCCTTCGACATGTCGAACATGACGATCGTCGAAGGCACGACGGGGCTCATCATCATCGATCCCTTGATCTCGGTCGAGTGCGCGAGGAGTGCGTTGCAACTCTACCGGGACAATCGTCCCGAGACGGCCAAACTGGATGTGACGGCCGTCATCTACACCCATAGCCACGTCGATCATTTCGGTGGCGTGGATGGGATCATGCCGGAGGACGAGGCGAAGAAGAAAGCCGTCACCATCTATGCGCCCGAGGGGTTTCTGGAGCATGCCGTCAGTGAGAACGTCTATGCCGGCTGTGCGATGGGGCGCCGGGCGCAGTACATGTACGGCCCGTTTCTGCAGCAGGACGACCAGGGGCAGGTGGACACGGGCCTGGGCAAAGGGCAGAGCACCGGCCAGGTGTCCCTGCGGGCACCGGATGTCCTGATCACCTCCACGGGTCAGCAGGAAACCATCGCGGGGCTGATCGTCACCTTCCACATGACGCCGGGCTCCGAGGCGCCCGCGGAGATGGACTTCTTCTTCGAGAAGTACAAGGCCTTCTGCGCAGCCGAGAACGCCACCCACAACATGCACAACATCCAGACCTTGCGCGGGGCGAACGTGCGCGACGCCCTGGCCTGGTCGAAATACCTGGGCGAGGCGCTCGAGCTGTTCGGAAAAAGAGCGCAGGTCATGTTCGCCTCCCACCACTGGCCCATCTGGGGACAGGAGAACATCGCGAGCTTCCTCGGACGGCAGCGGGACATGTACCGCTACCTCAACGACCAGACCCTGCGGATGTTGAACAAGGGCTACACCGGGATCGAGATCGCCGAGGTGTTCGAGATGCCCACCGACCTGGCAACCGACTGGTCGTGCCGCGGCTATTACGGTTCGACGAGCCACAACACCAAGGCCGTCTACGACAAGTACCTCGGCTGGTTCGATGGCGATCCCTCGAACCTGCACCGGCTGACCCCCGAGAGCGCAGCGCCCAGGTATGTCGAGCTGATGGGCGGCGCCGACGCCGTGATCCGGGCGGCCGAGAAAGCCGGCAAGGAAGGGGACTACCGGTGGGGCGCCGAGCTCTTGCGGCATGTGGTGTACGCCGACCCGTCGAATACCGCGGCCAAGAACCTGCAGGCCGACATGCTCGAACAGATGGGCTACCAGGCCGAGAACGCGACCTGGCGGAATTTCTTCCTGATGGGCGCCCAGGAGCTTCGCAATGGCATCCTGGACGTCGGGGCTGCGCAGACCTCGGCGTCCCTCGTCGAGGCGATGACGGTCGACATGATCTTCGACGCGATCGGGACGCTCGTCATCGGGCCTGCCGCAGGCAAGACGTCCATCGTCATGAACTGGATCATCAGCGATACGGGGGAGACCTATGTCGTCCGGCTCTCGAACGGCGCCCTGAGCTATGTCTCTGGCAAGCAGGACGCCAGCCGTGACGTCACCATCTCGCTCCCTCGGGACACGCTCGACCAGCTGATGATCGGGCAGCTATCGCCCAGGGACCTCGTCGACCTGAAGGGGGTCACCGTCACCGGCAACCTGCACAAACTCCTTCTCTTCTTCTGCCTCCTCGACGGGAGCGACCCTGCCTTCCCGATCGTCACCCCGCGATCGGATGCCCGGGCCGCCTGGAGCGGCAAGGACCACGCGGAGGTTCTGCTCGCCGCCGTCGAGCAGTTGCTCCAGCACGACAAGATCGCCAGGCCGCGGCGTCATTTCGGTCCCTTGCCACGGGGCTGCTGA
- a CDS encoding NAD(P)H-binding protein yields MIIVTGATGKLGRQIVEKLIERVPPSHVGASVRDPAQASDLLARGVRVRRGDFAEPSSLAHAFEGVTQLLLVSSNARAQGGDTLAQHRAAIEAARTAGARRILYTSHMGVSATSEFPPMHDHAATEALLAESGLAWTSLRNGFYAASGLALLSDAFTKASFEAPRDGKVSWTAHADLAEAAAIVLTEEGRHDGPTPPLTAAQALDLADLADIASSLLGRPVQRDVIEDDTLRATLAARSAPANLADIALGLYRASRRGEFATVDPTLERWLGRPPMTMRDVLTQELAARKA; encoded by the coding sequence ATGATCATCGTGACGGGAGCGACAGGGAAACTCGGGCGCCAGATCGTCGAGAAACTCATCGAGCGCGTACCGCCGAGCCACGTCGGCGCGAGCGTCCGCGATCCCGCACAGGCCAGCGACCTCCTCGCGCGCGGCGTCCGCGTCCGGCGTGGCGACTTCGCCGAGCCGAGCAGCCTCGCCCACGCCTTCGAGGGCGTGACGCAGCTCCTCCTCGTCTCCTCGAACGCACGCGCCCAGGGCGGTGACACCCTCGCGCAGCACCGCGCAGCGATCGAGGCCGCGCGCACGGCCGGCGCGCGACGCATCCTCTACACCAGCCACATGGGCGTGAGCGCGACGTCCGAGTTTCCCCCGATGCACGATCACGCCGCGACCGAGGCCCTGCTCGCGGAGAGCGGCCTCGCCTGGACGTCTCTTCGCAACGGCTTCTACGCCGCGAGCGGGCTCGCGCTCCTCTCCGACGCGTTCACGAAGGCCTCGTTCGAAGCCCCGCGTGACGGCAAAGTCTCCTGGACGGCCCACGCCGATCTCGCCGAGGCCGCCGCCATCGTGCTCACCGAGGAAGGCCGCCACGACGGCCCCACCCCTCCGCTCACGGCCGCTCAGGCGCTCGATCTCGCCGACCTCGCCGACATCGCTTCGAGCCTCCTCGGCCGCCCCGTGCAGCGCGACGTCATCGAAGACGACACGCTACGCGCGACGCTCGCGGCTCGAAGCGCCCCCGCGAACCTCGCCGACATCGCGCTCGGCCTCTACCGCGCGAGCCGCCGCGGCGAGTTCGCCACGGTGGATCCCACCCTTGAGCGCTGGCTCGGCCGTCCCCCGATGACGATGCGGGACGTGCTCACGCAGGAGCTGGCCGCGCGGAAAGCGTAG